From Primulina huaijiensis isolate GDHJ02 chromosome 15, ASM1229523v2, whole genome shotgun sequence, one genomic window encodes:
- the LOC140959478 gene encoding probable beta-1,4-xylosyltransferase IRX14H, with protein MKQLAALQQQNRRSNSFRGGPSPLDGAVEGGKKSPVTIFWLVLHGICCLISLVLGFRFSRLLFFLLFSTSSSPLPPSATTFSALHTSSSSSEVATPLPKGNFSTGGGSRVVVGRHGILIRPWPHPDPAEVMKAHKIIERVQIEQRSLYGIKTPKPVIVITPTYVRTFQTLHLTGVMHSLMNVPYDLIWIVVEAGGVTNETASLISKAGLKTIHIGFDEKMPVLWEDRHKLESRMRLHALRVVREKTLDGIIMFADDSNMHSMELFDEIQNVKWVGSVSVGIITHSGGSEEREFPAVENNDDKTSELPVQGPACNSSNHFVGWHTLDMSQFADRSARYIGDRAVVLPRKLEWAGFILNARLVWEDTADRPAWIKDLDEVGKDGEDLESPLSLLKDTSVVEPLGSCGCKVMLWWLRVEARADSKFPARWIIDPPLEITVPAKRTPWPDSPPELPSFTEKVLGIQESIPENTEKRAPKVGSRRKRTRSKKKHTTKVLNEHVTITRQSGDN; from the exons ATGAAGCAGTTGGCGGCGTTGCAGCAGCAGAACCGTCGTAGCAACAGCTTCCGTGGCGGGCCTTCGCCGCTGGACGGGGCGGTAGAAGGCGGGAAGAAGTCGCCGGTGACTATTTTCTGGCTGGTCCTACACGGAATCTGCTGTTTGATAAGTTTAGTGCTGGGTTTTCGATTTTCGCGGCTTTTGttttttctcttgttttctACTTCCTCCTCCCCATTACCCCCTTCTGCTACCACTTTCTCCGCTCTCCATACTTCATCTTCTTCCTCCGAAGTGGCCACGCCGCTGCCCAAGGGTAATTTTTCCACGGGAGGTGGCAGTAGGGTGGTAGTTGGGAGGCATGGGATACTGATTCGGCCGTGGCCACATCCCGATCCTGCCGAGGTGATGAAGGCGCACAAGATAATTGAGAGGGTTCAGATCGAGCAAAGATCTCTATATGGTATCAAAACGCCTAAACCAGTTATTGTGATCACACCCACCTATGTTCGAACTTTTCAGACACTTCATCTCACTGGAGTTATGCATTCGTTGATGAATGTTCCCTATGATCTTATATGGATCGTGGTTGAAGCTGGCGGCGTTACCAATGAGACAGCCTCGCTGATTTCTAAAGCGGGACTGAAGACTATTCACATTGGATTTGATGAAAAGATGCCAGTTCTGTGGGAGGATCGGCATAAGTTGGAGTCGAGGATGAGGCTTCATGCTTTAAG GGTAGTTAGAGAGAAGACGTTAGATGGTATCATCATGTTTGCAGATGATAGTAACATGCATAGCATGGAGTTATTTGATGAGATTCAGAATGTGAAATGGGTAGGCTCTGTTTCAGTTGGGATTATTACACATTCTGGGGGTTCTGAGGAGCGAGAATTCCCTGCTGTTGAGAACAATGATGATAAGACCTCCGAATTGCCTGTTCAAGGGCCGGCTTGCAATTCTTCAAACCATTTTGTTGGTTGGCATACACTCGATATGTCTCAATTTGCAGATAGGAGTGCTAGATATATTGGTGACAGGGCTGTTGTGCTACCAAGAAAGCTGGAATGGGCTGGGTTTATATTAAATGCAAGATTGGTGTGGGAGGACACAGCAGATAGGCCTGCATGGATTAAGGATTTAGACGAAGTTGGTAAGGATGGAGAAGATCTCGAGAGTCCATTATCCTTATTAAAGGATACGTCAGTGGTGGAGCCCCTTGGGAGTTGTGGGTGCAAAGTAATGCTCTGGTGGTTGCGTGTTGAGGCACGAGCAGATAGTAAATTTCCTGCAAG ATGGATAATCGACCCTCCATTAGAGATCACCGTCCCAGCAAAACGCACTCCATGGCCCGACTCTCCTCCCGAACTTCCATCTTTTACAGAAAAAGTTCTTGGTATCCAAGAGAGCATCCCAGAGAACACTGAAAAGCGTGCACCCAAAGTTGGTTCAAGAAGAAAACGCACTCGGAGCAAGAAGAAGCACACGACAAAAGTATTGAACGAGCATGTTACTATTACAAGACAATCCGGGGATAACTAG